In Nitrospira sp., one genomic interval encodes:
- the rpsD gene encoding 30S ribosomal protein S4, with the protein MAKYSGPVCRLCRREGEKLFLKGSRCMTEKCAIERRSYPPGQHGQARQRTSDYSLQLREKQKLKRIYGLQERQFRGIFERAERQTGVTGETLLRLLECRLDNVVYRLGFGASRKEARQLVNHGHMMLNGRKVKAPGALVKAGDSIEVRQKSREIMPIQGALAAVDGRGIPEWLELDKTAYKGTIRSLPTKEHIVLPVNEQMVVELYSR; encoded by the coding sequence GTGGCAAAATACAGTGGACCTGTCTGTCGGTTGTGTCGAAGAGAAGGCGAGAAGCTCTTCTTGAAGGGATCTCGTTGCATGACCGAGAAGTGCGCCATTGAGCGCCGGAGTTATCCTCCCGGACAGCACGGTCAGGCTCGCCAGCGGACGTCGGATTACAGCCTGCAGTTGCGCGAGAAGCAGAAACTCAAAAGAATCTATGGCTTGCAGGAGCGGCAGTTCCGAGGGATTTTTGAGCGCGCAGAACGCCAAACTGGCGTCACGGGCGAGACGCTGCTGCGGCTCTTGGAATGCCGGTTGGACAATGTGGTGTACCGGCTGGGATTTGGAGCCTCTCGGAAGGAGGCGCGGCAGTTGGTCAACCACGGTCATATGATGTTGAACGGCAGAAAGGTCAAGGCACCCGGGGCCTTGGTGAAAGCCGGTGATTCCATAGAAGTGCGTCAAAAGAGCCGGGAAATCATGCCGATCCAGGGGGCGCTGGCCGCTGTGGATGGCCGTGGGATTCCGGAGTGGCTGGAACTGGACAAGACCGCTTATAAAGGGACCATTCGATCGCTTCCGACGAAGGAGCACATTGTCCTCCCGGTGAACGAACAAATGGTCGTGGAATTGTATTCGCGCTAA
- the rpsK gene encoding 30S ribosomal protein S11, producing MSVKKGKKKERKIVQSGVAHVQASFNNTIVTITDMSGNTVVWASAGNQGFKGSRKSTPFAAQRAGEAAARKAMENGMRQIDVYVNGPGAGRESAIRSLQSAGLRINLIRDVTPIPHNGCRPPKRRRV from the coding sequence ATGAGTGTGAAGAAGGGAAAGAAGAAAGAGCGCAAGATCGTTCAGAGCGGCGTGGCCCACGTCCAGGCGTCGTTCAATAATACGATCGTGACCATCACGGACATGAGCGGCAACACGGTGGTATGGGCCAGCGCGGGAAACCAGGGATTCAAGGGGTCCCGGAAAAGCACTCCATTCGCGGCGCAACGGGCTGGCGAGGCGGCGGCGCGCAAAGCGATGGAAAACGGTATGCGCCAGATCGACGTGTACGTCAACGGTCCCGGTGCTGGGCGTGAGTCGGCCATTCGGTCTCTGCAGAGTGCGGGGTTGCGGATCAACCTGATCCGTGATGTGACGCCGATTCCCCACAACGGCTGTCGCCCGCCGAAGCGGCGCCGTGTCTAA
- the rpsM gene encoding 30S ribosomal protein S13, which translates to MARISGVDLPREKRLDIGLTYVYGIGRAAARAILEKAGVDGSVRVKDVSEDAIVKIREVIERDYRVEGDLRKEVSMNIKRLVDTGTFRGLRHRRGLPVRGQRTRTNARTRKGRRAGVGSKPKKPTGA; encoded by the coding sequence ATGGCGCGTATTTCAGGCGTAGATTTGCCGAGGGAAAAGCGGCTCGATATTGGGTTGACGTATGTGTACGGGATAGGCCGTGCCGCTGCTAGAGCGATCTTGGAGAAGGCCGGCGTTGACGGTTCGGTCCGGGTCAAGGATGTCAGCGAAGACGCCATCGTCAAAATTCGCGAGGTAATCGAGCGTGACTACCGGGTGGAAGGAGATTTGCGAAAAGAAGTATCGATGAACATCAAGCGATTGGTGGACACCGGCACGTTTCGCGGGCTCCGTCATCGCAGGGGATTACCGGTTCGCGGACAGCGGACGCGGACGAATGCACGGACACGCAAAGGGAGACGTGCTGGCGTGGGAAGTAAACCTAAGAAGCCCACTGGAGCGTAA
- the rpmJ gene encoding 50S ribosomal protein L36: MKVKSSVKPICAKCKIVRRRGVVRVLCANPRHKQRQG, translated from the coding sequence ATGAAGGTTAAGTCTTCTGTAAAACCGATTTGTGCGAAATGCAAAATCGTGCGGAGGCGTGGGGTCGTTCGGGTACTCTGTGCCAATCCTCGGCATAAACAGCGGCAAGGATAA
- the infA gene encoding translation initiation factor IF-1, which yields MPKEDVIEVTGTVAETLPNAMFRVELENGHKILAHISGKMRMHFIRILPGDKVTVELSPYDLTRGRITYRFK from the coding sequence GTGCCCAAGGAAGATGTCATAGAAGTGACCGGGACGGTGGCGGAAACGCTGCCCAATGCCATGTTTCGAGTCGAATTGGAAAATGGGCATAAAATTTTGGCTCACATTTCGGGTAAGATGCGGATGCATTTCATCCGGATCCTTCCCGGCGATAAGGTGACTGTGGAACTCTCGCCGTATGATTTGACGAGAGGGCGAATCACCTATCGTTTCAAGTAG